One stretch of Hemiscyllium ocellatum isolate sHemOce1 chromosome 27 unlocalized genomic scaffold, sHemOce1.pat.X.cur. SUPER_27_unloc_3, whole genome shotgun sequence DNA includes these proteins:
- the LOC132808029 gene encoding zinc finger protein 229-like, which yields MEKPEESHSVEKLWKCGDCGKGFRVPSALETHRRSHTGERPFPCTDCGKAFSTSSTLLSHQRVHTGERPFSCPECGKAFRYSSHLRTHRHFHTGERPFNCPECGKAFRHSSTLRTHRLVHTGERTFSCPECGKAFILFSSLMRHQRIHTGERPFTCPECGKAFSDSSTLLRHQQIHTGERPYTCHQCGKGFTRASQMGTHQRVHTGERPYTCPQCGKGFTCFYHLRRHQRIHTGERPFSTSSALLTHQRIHTGERPYTCSQCGKGFTRPSHLRSHQRVHVPSQGD from the coding sequence atggagaaacccgaggaatcccacTCTGTGGAGAAACTgtggaagtgtggggactgtgggaaaggcttccgtgtcccgtctgccctggagactcatcggcgcagtcacaccggggagaggccattcccctgcaccgactgcgggaaggccttcagcacttcctccaccctgctgagccaccagcgtgtccacaccggggagaggccgttcagctgccctgagtgtgggaaggccttcaggtattcctcccacctgcggacCCACCGGCAtttccacacgggggagaggccgttcaactgccctgagtgtgggaaggccttcagacattcctccACCTTGCGGACCCACCGGcttgtccacaccggggagaggactttcagctgccccgagtgtgggaaggcctttatcTTGTTCTCCTCCCTGatgaggcaccagcggatccacacgggcgAGAGGCCCTTtacctgccccgagtgtgggaaggccttcagcgattcctccaccctgctgaggcaccagcagatccacacgggggagagaccgtacacctgccatcagtgcgggaagggcttcacccgggCCTCCCAAATGGGGAcacaccagcgtgtccacactggggagagaccgtacacctgccctcagtgcgggaagggcttcacctgcttctaccacctgcggagacaccagcggatccacaccggggagaggcccttcagcacatcttccgccctgctgacccaccagcggatccacactggggagagaccttacacctgctctcagtgcgggaagggtttCACCCGCCcctcccacctgcggagccaccagcgagttcacgtgccatcgcagggggattga